GGGTTGTGTGGTCAAAAGCAGTTTGCGAAACAATAAAACGGAGCTGATCACGTTGGATAATACGGTGGCAAGAGCGACACCGTTTACGGTCATTTTTAGGACCAGTAGGAAGAACAGGTTTAATAGGACGTTTAAAACAATGGAAGGATTCAAAATAATTCCTCCCAAATCATAAAGCTTTCGTTTATAATGAGCAGAGATATTATAGATCTAAAAGAAAAATGATAGCAAATACTTATAAACTATCGTTTATGATAACTTGAAGGAATTATATACGGATTCAGTGGAAGTTTAGCGACTCAGAACAATGAAACGAATATACGGGGAAAAAGAGGAAAAGAAAATGGCAACAGACAGAAGCGACGAATTATATCATGTGTTAAAAGAGAAAGGATACCCGGAGGATTTCTGCCGGGAGATTGCATACCGACAGATGAATACTGATTATACGGCAACAAGAATGTTGGGGTATTTATATCGAATTTCCAATCCCAGACCGGAGGATGTGGTGGATGAAATGCTGGCGATTTTAAGCGATCGGAACGCGATTATGCAGAAAAAAGAACTGGAGCATGCACAGGCGACGATTAACGAAATCTATCGAAAGGGACTGTGATTGTTGCCTTTACTTCAATCCGGAATCAGAGTATAATATAAATAAAATAGTTATAACATTTATTTCAAGGAGGATTCCAATATGGTAAACTGGAACAATTTAGATACCCTTGCATCATTTCAGACTTTGACAAATGTAAAAGAAGTAGATCTGAAAGCTGCTATGACAGGTGAGAGCGGCGCAGATCGTGTGAAGAGATACAGTGTCCCGATGGCAGCAGGCATGGCGTTTAACTATGCAGCGAAAAAAGTGGACGATGACGTGCTGGAAGCTCTGGCAAAACTGGCAGAGGAAGCACAGTTGGCAGAGAAATATAAAGAGCTCTACAACGGAGCCGTGATTAATACCGGAGAGAAGAGACTGGTGCTCCATCAGTTGACCCGCGGACAGCTTGGAGAAAAAGTTGTGGCTGACGGTGTGGACAAGCGTGAATTCTATGTGGAACAGCAGAAGAAATTCTCTGAATTTGCGGAGAAGGTACATGCAGGCGAGATCGTCAATGCAGCCGGAGAAAAATTTACCACAGTGGTACAGATCGGTATCGGCGGAAGCGACCTTGGACCGCGCGCCATGTATCTTGCACTGGAGAACTGGGCAAAGAAGAATGATACCCTGAAAATGGAAGCAAAATTCATCAGTAACGTGGATCCGGACGATGCGGCAGCTGTTCTGAATTCCGTAGATGTTGCTCATTCGATCTTCGTTCTGGTGTCCAAATCCGGTACAACCTTAGAGACACTGACCAATGAATCTTTCGTAAAAGATGCGCTGAAAAATGCAGGACTGGATCCGGCAAAGCACATGATCGCAGTCACCAGTGAGACTTCTCCGCTGGCAAAGAGTGCAGATTATCTGGCAGCATTTTTCATGGATGACTATATCGGAGGACGTTTCTCTTCTACATCTGCAGTTGGAGGAGCCGTTCTGTCCCTGGCATTCGGACCGGACGTATTTGCACAGTTCCTGGAGGGCGCAGCAGAGGAAGACAAGCTGTCTATGAACGAAAATATTCTGGAAAATCCGGAGATGTTAGATGCGCTGATCGGGGTATACGAAAGAAATATCCTGGGATATCAGGCAACCGCCGTTCTTCCGTATTCTCAGGCACTGAGCCGTTTCCCGGCACATTTACAGCAGTTGGATATGGAATCCAACGGAAAATCCGTGAACCGTTTCGGTGAGCCGGTAAATTATGTGACCGGACCTGTAATTTTCGGAGAACCGGGAACCAACGGACAGCATTCCTTCTATCAGTTGCTGCATCAGGGAACGAATATCGTACCGCTTCAGTTCGTAGGATTTAAGAACAGCCAGATCGGTACCGATGTTGTGATCGAGGACAGTACCAGCCAGCAGAAACTCTGCGCAAACGTGGCTGCACAGATCGTAGCATTTGCCTGCGGAAAAGAAGATGAGAACAGCAACAAGAATTTCGAAGGTGGACGTCCGTCCAGCATCATCATCGGAGACCAGTTGGATCCGAAGGCTCTGGGAGCATTATTAGCTCACTTCGAGAACAAGATCATGTTCCAGGGATTCCTGTGGAATGTCAACAGTTTCGATCAGGAAGGCGTTCAACTTGGAAAAGTTCTGGCAAA
This window of the Mediterraneibacter butyricigenes genome carries:
- a CDS encoding glucose-6-phosphate isomerase → MVNWNNLDTLASFQTLTNVKEVDLKAAMTGESGADRVKRYSVPMAAGMAFNYAAKKVDDDVLEALAKLAEEAQLAEKYKELYNGAVINTGEKRLVLHQLTRGQLGEKVVADGVDKREFYVEQQKKFSEFAEKVHAGEIVNAAGEKFTTVVQIGIGGSDLGPRAMYLALENWAKKNDTLKMEAKFISNVDPDDAAAVLNSVDVAHSIFVLVSKSGTTLETLTNESFVKDALKNAGLDPAKHMIAVTSETSPLAKSADYLAAFFMDDYIGGRFSSTSAVGGAVLSLAFGPDVFAQFLEGAAEEDKLSMNENILENPEMLDALIGVYERNILGYQATAVLPYSQALSRFPAHLQQLDMESNGKSVNRFGEPVNYVTGPVIFGEPGTNGQHSFYQLLHQGTNIVPLQFVGFKNSQIGTDVVIEDSTSQQKLCANVAAQIVAFACGKEDENSNKNFEGGRPSSIIIGDQLDPKALGALLAHFENKIMFQGFLWNVNSFDQEGVQLGKVLAKRVLAHDTDGALKEYSDLLNI